The Haloplanus sp. CK5-1 genome segment CGATCGGGCGGTACCATCACAGTCGAGGAGAATTCGCCAGCCGGCAACATCGTCGGAATAGAACTGTCACGGTGACAGTTCCGCCCGGATTCGGGCAGTATGCCCCGCTGAAACCCTATTTCCCCGACATAATCTGAGAATACAACCAGTTGACGCTACTCGGGTTATTCCCCCGAACGGGACCCGCGTCGCTAATATCGACGAAGTTCTCACCGAGGACGCGCTTTACCGCTAAGCTACCCAGGCACGCCTACATCGGTTGGCCGGAGTCGTTTTTTGACGTTTCGATTACGGGTCGGCGGCGGGCGAGGCGGCGTCGTTTCCGGCGAGCGTGAGGATGCGGTCGGCGGTGGTCTCGGTGAGCGACCCGGCCGGCGGCAGGTCGTCATCGCCCTCGCGGGCCAGTCTCGCCGCGTACGCGAGGAGGTCGTCGCCGGGGTCGACGCCCGCGGCGGTCGTGCCGGCGGCGACGGCGAGGGCCAACACGTCGGCTTCGAGGTTCCGGTCGATCGCCGAGCGATCGGCATCGCTCTCCCGACGGAGCGTCTGGTCCCGGCCGAACGACCGCACCACCCCGACGGCGCGTTCGGCCGTTTCCGTCCGTGCGAGGATGTAGAACCCGCGGGAGACGAACACGTCGGCGGCGAGGATGGCGAGGTCGGCCCGCTCCGCGGCGTCGTCGCCCTCCCTCCAGGGTTCGTCGTGGGCGAGTGATCGGGTGAGTCGCAGCCCCTCGTAGATGAGTTGGACGCCGGCACCGCGTCTGGCCACGCTGTCGACGTCGACTGCGACGTCGAACGCGTCGGCGCTCATCAGTGTGAGCACGCTGGGGGTCATCGAGGCGTCGTCGATCCGGTCCTGAAGCAACTCGCCGAGCCGTTCGGGCTCGATATCGGCGAGCGCGTCACGGGCAGCACGCCGGGCCCGCACGGCGTTGTCCATCGCCAACCGGTAGCGGTGCGAGAGGCAAAGACCTTTGGAAACGGCACCCGGGACGGCGGCTACAGGTAGAGGGACTCGGGCGTCGGCGGCACCGACCGCTTGTGTGCGCTCCGCTCGTACAGGTCGACCACGCGCTCGACCTCGTCGGCGCTCACGTCCAACTGGCGGATCGTCGCCGCCCGCGAGAGTGGGCCATCGACGTGGAGCGCGAGGATGGCGTCGAGCGTGTCGTAGTCCAGTCCCATCTCCTCCTCGTCGGTCTGCCCCGTCCACATCTCCGCCGACGGCGTCTTGGTCACGAGGTCCTCGTCGATGCCGACGTGGGCGGCGAGCTGTCGCACCTGCTGTTTGTAGAGGTTGCCGATCGGGTGGCAGTCGACGGCTCCATCGCCGTACTTCGTGAAATAGCCCGTGAGCGCCTCGCTCCGGTTGCCCGTCCCGAGGACGACCCGATCCTCGGCGTTGGCGACGAAGTAGTTGAGGACGGCCCGGATCCGGACCCGGACGTTGCCCGCGGCGGTCCGGAGCGGATCGGTCTCGATGCGGTCGCTCGTGTCGCCGGGGAACGCCTCGACGAAGGCGTCGTAGATCGCCCCGATATCGATCACGTCGTACTCGATGCCGAGGTCGCGGGCCACACGTTCGGCGTCGCTCATGTTGTCCGCCGTGTTCACCTCGCTCGGCATCACGAGGCCGTGGACGCCGTCGGCTCCGAGTGCTTCGACCGCGAGGTGGGCGGTGAGCGTGCTGTCGATGCCACCGGAGAGGCCGAGGACGGCACCCTCGGCCCCCGCATCGTCGACGATATCCTCGACGAACGCGACGAGGTGGTCGCGAGTCGCCTCCAGTTCCGCCTCCGAGAGACGGAGGTCGAGCGGGGCCGACTCCTCCAGAACGACGGATTCGTGACTCATCGGGTGCCTGTACGGATGCCAGTTTGAAATACTCTCCCGTCGGACCGATCGAGTGAACGAGCGTCGACGGTCGTCGGCGAAAACCGACGAAATGCGGGAGCGATCGTGACCGACGGACGTCCCGAAGCGGACGGCGGACGCGCTCGTTCGACGAAACGCTACGTTCAAGTGGGGAGCGACAGAAGCGACGTACACGAGCGCCGTTGGTCCAGTGGTAGGACAGTGGCTTCCCAAGCCACTAGCCCGGGTTCAATTCCCGGACGGCGCACTCCTTTCCGTCGTTTGTCGTCCGACGTCCCGTTCGTTTCCCTCACGGGACTCCCGGACGGCGCACTCCTTTCCGTCGTTTGTCGTCCGACGTCCCGTTCGTTTCCCTCACGGGACTCCCGGACGGCGCACTCCTTTCCGTCGTTTGTCGTCCGACGTCCCGTTCGTTTCCCTCACGGGACTCCCGGACGGCGCACTCCTTTCCGTCGTTTGTCGTCCGACGTCCCGTTCGTTTCCCTCACGGGACTCCCGGACGGCGCACTCCTTTCCGTCGTTTGTCGTCCGACGTCCCGTTCGTTTCCCTCACGGGACTCCCGGACGGCGCACTCCTTTCCGTCGTTTGTCGTCCGACGTCCCGTTCGTTTCCCTCACGGGACTCCCGGACGGCGCACTCCTTTCCGTCGTTTGTCGTCCGACGTCCCGTTCGTTTCCCTCACGGGACTCCCGGACGGCGCACTCCTTTCCGTCGTTTGTCGTTCCATCACGGCTGTTCGTCGTCGACGACGTCCCGAAGTCGAGCGGTCGCGTCGGCGTCGAACCGCAGGACACGACGCCACCACGGTCCCTTCCCCGAATCTTCCGAGAGATCGGTCACGAGCGACCCCGCCGTCGCCCCCGACGACGGCGCGCTCAGGGGGACTGCCCGGTCGAGGCGTCGGGACCGCTCGCCGCCGGCCACCAACACCCTCGCGTCGAACGCCTCGCGTTTGACGTGAGCGTTGCTCGCGAACCGCCCGCGCTCGGCGGCGTCGAGCGACCGGTACGCCTCGCCGGTGATCGCTCGCTCGACGCGGAACTCCCCGATCAGGTACGCCCCCCACTCCGGCGGGAATTGGGGGTTCTCGGCGGGGTCGCCCCGGAGCGAGAGCGTGGCGTAAAAGAAGAGGGAGTCGCTGGGGTCGAGCGCCGACAGCGGCCCGGCCTTCACGCCGTGTTCGTCGCCGTAGGTGTAGTCGGTCGACCCGTGGACGCCCGCGAACTCGGGGTCGAGGTGGACCCGGCGGTCGGCCACCTCGGAGACGTCGACGTCGAGCGGAAAGGAGAGGTCGGCGTACGTCGGCACGGCGTCCGCGGTCGGTTCGCGCTCGGGGATGGGCACGTACGCGAACCGGCCGTCCGGACGGACCGGCCCGCGAAAGCCCGGGAGAGTGGTGTTCGCTCCGACGTTGATGGCGACGGCTCGGGCCACGTCGTCAGGCGGGGACGAACCGGACGACGCGGTCGTCGCCCTCCACCGGCGCACCCCGGCCGTCGCGGTTGCTCGTTACGGCGTGGAGGTGGCCCTCCGGCCCCGTGAAGACCGTCCGAATCCGGCCGAACTCGCCCTCGAAGCGGCGCTCCTCCTCGAGTACTTCGGGAGCGGCGGCGTCGCCATCCAACCGGACGCGGTGGAGGTGTTCGGCGGCGAGCGTCCCGAAGAGGAGGTCGCCCCGCCAGGCCTCGATTGGGCCGTCGTACACCGCGGCGCTCGCGGGCGCGATGGTCGGCGTGTAACTCGCGACCGGATCCGTGAAGCGGTCGTCGTCGCTCGGACCGGTCACCGCGGGCCACCCGTAGTTCTCCCCCGCCCGCAGGACGTTGATCTCGTCGCCGACCTGCGGGCCGTGTTCCGTGCTGTACAGTTCATCCTCCCGGACGACGAGTCCCTGCGGGTTTCGGTGGCCGTAACTGAACACCGGCGAGTCGAACGGGTTGTCCGGGTGGGGGTCGCCGTCGAACGTCACCCGGAGCACCGACCCGGCGAGGACGTCGGGATCCTGACCGTTCGCCTCGACCGCCGCGTCGCCACAGGTCACGTAGAGCGCGCCGTCGTGAGCGAGCAGTCGCCCGCCGTCGTGGATCGGTGCGCCGGGGATCCCCGAGAGGATGGGTTCGCCCGCCCAGCCGTCGTCGAGATCGTGACGCACGAGGCGGTTCGCCGTGTTCCCGTCCCCGTCATCGTAGGTCTGGTGTGTGTACGCGTACGGCTCCTCGGGGTGGAAGGCGAGCCCGAGCAAGCCGCCCTCGCCGACGTGTTCGACACCCGACACCGCGTCGACGACGGGATCGACAGCCCCACCGTCGAGGCGGACGATCCGTCCCGGTCGCTCGGTGAGATACAGCGTCCCGTCGCGGTAGGCCGCGCCCCACGGAATCTCCAGTCCAGTGGCGAGCGTCTCGGCGAGAACGTCGCCGTCGGTGGCCGTGGCGGCGGCTTCGCCCGTCCCGTCGTCGCCGTCGGTCGACGATACGGCGGTCGGGTCGTCGGACGTGCCCCACCCGTCCGGCGGCCGACCGGCACACCCCCCGACCGCCGCCGCGCCGATGGTCGCCAGATAGCGTCGTCGATCCATACGCGACCGACGGCCCCGAGCGTGAAAAGCGGCCGGCTAGTTCGGGTTCGGGGGCGTCCGATCCCGCTGGAACTCGTCGAAGACGTCGAGGTTGTCGGGGAGGTCGTACTCGATGCGGCGGTCCTCCCGGCGGTTCTCCCCGCCGGCGTCGAGGGGGTCGGCGACCTCTTCCCACCCCGGCTTGACGCGGACGCTCTTCGCCGGCATCCCGACGGCGACGTGGTGAGCGGGCACGTCGCCCTGCACTACCGCCCGCGCGCCGACGACGGTGTTCTCGCCGACCTTCGACCCCGCGCTCACCATCGCGTCGTACGTGACACGGGCGTCGTCCTCGATCACCGTGTGGTAGTTCCGCACCTCGGTCTGATCGACGACGTCGTGGTCGTGGCTGTAGACGTGGACGCCGTCGGAGATGGAGACGCGGTCCCCGACGGTGAGTCGCCCGCGGTCGTCGAGGTGGACGTCGTCGTGGACGACGACGTTGTCGCCGACGGAGATGTTGTGGCCGTACGTGAACGAGATTCCCTTGAAGAAGCGACAGCCCTCGCCACACTCCTCGAAGAGGTGGTTCGCGAGCATCCGCCGGAACTGGAGCGCGAACTCGACGTTGTCGGCCATTGGCGTGGCGTCGAACTGCCGCCACAGCCACTGGAGGTACTTCGACTCCTGGAACAGGTCTTCGTCTTTCTCGGCGTAGTACTCGCTCTCCAGCGTGGCGTTACAGGGGTCGTACCCCTGGAGCCGGACCCGTTCGGCGGGCGACACCGACTCGCCGTCCTCCCACCGCTCGTACGCCTCGCGGTCCCCGAACAGGTCGACCAACACGTCCTGTACGACCCGGCACGTGTCTTCCTCGGAGGAGAGTCGCTCGTCGACGTAGTCGATGAACTCCCCGACGCCTGCGGTGGCCTCGGCGGGGAGCGAGACGTGTCGCTTCGTCATTTCACCCGTCGTAAGCAACGGGTGTTCAAAGGGGTTCGGGTGTGCGCGTCGCGCGCGAGGACGACTGGCATCCCGTCCACGGGCGGGCCGAGTCAGGCGAGCCGGTACAGCGACGGACCGGCGGTGACGAACACCCGCTCGTCGACGAGCGCCAGACCGCCGGGTCCGTGGTCGACGCCGTGGGTCCAGAGCACGTCCCCCGTCTCGGTGTCGTACGCACGGACCACGCCGCCTCCATCCCCTCGCCGCTCGCCGGCGACGACGAGCGTGTCGCCGCCGACGACCGGCCCGAAGGCACCGAACTCGACCGCGTCGCCCCAGCGGGTCTCGCCCGTCGAGAGGTCGAGGGCGACCACGTGTCCCGAGCCGTCGCCGTGGTCCACCGTCACGTACCCGCGGTCGCCGACGACGGCGGGCGTGGAGACGTCGGCACCGAGGTCACGAGGATCCCACAGGCGGTCGCCCGTGTCGGCGTCGAGGGCGACGACCGCCCCACCGTCCTCCGCGTAGCTCCCGATCACGAGTCGGCCGTCGGCGACCGCCGGCCGGTGCGGGAAGCCGTCGACCGGCCCGGCGCTCCAGACCCGCTCCGGTCCGGGCTCGAGACGGCGGTCGAGTCCCCGACGCCCCGAGTAGGCGACCGTCCCCGCGAGCGGCGCGTCCGCGGCGTACAGCCGTCCCTCCGCGAGGGTGGGCAACGAGCCGTCGACGTCCCAGTCTCGTCCGGCCCTGTCGACGGCCTGGAGCGTCCCGTTCGCGACGCCGACGTACACTTCGCTCGCACCGACGACGATGGCCGTCGGGTCGCTCCCGCCGCCCTCGACGCCCAGTGGGACGCGGGAGCGTTCGCGCAGGCCGTCGGCACCGTGGTCGACGACCGCCGGCTCCGGGGCCGGTCGAACCGTGTGGAGGCGACCGTCCGGGCCGAACCCGGCGAGGGCGGCCGGACCGACGGGGACGGACCCCTCGCTGCCGGTGCGAGGGTACGCCGCGGCCCCCGTCCCGGAGACGACGACGTGGTCGGGCCCGACGACCGGGTCGAGGCGTGGCCGTCGTCCCGGATCCAGGACGGACGCGATTTCGTTTGCAGTCGGCGGCCGGCGCGGCGGCGATGCGTTCGGGTTGTGGGCGGTGCCCTCGGGGTCGTACCGGCGGAGCGGCCACGTCCCCGACTCCGGGGTCCACGACTCGAAGGTGGCGCTCGCTGCGCCGCGGTGCAGGCGGTAGGTGCCGTACGTGCCGGCAGCGGCGGCGATTCCACCGAGGAGATGACGGCGCGTGATGGAGGGCATCGGTCGATCGTCTCCGCCCACGATCAAAAGCGGCGGTGGTTTCGAGGGGCCCGACCGGGAGTCGACGACCTACGCCAGGAAGACGTGTCGCGGCCGGTCGGCGAGCACGTCACGCCCCCACGAGACGGTGTCGGCGAACTCGTCGGAGCGGAAAAAGCCCATGGCGTCCTCCTGGGAGCGCCACTGGCTGGCGATGAACATGTCGTTCTCGTCCTCGACGTTGATCATCAGGTCCGTCTCGCCGTGACCCTCCATGTCCGCGAGCAGTCCACCGACCGTCTCGAACTTCTCGACGAAGTCCTCCTGGTGGTCGGGCTTGACCGTGTAGAACATCCCCATCGTCCCGAAGCCGGACTCCTCGCCGGCCCTGTTGACGATGTCCGGGAGTTCCGAGAGGAAGCCCGCGGCGGTGTCCGCCGCGCTCGCGGTGTCCCAGATGCTCACGACCGCCCGCCGGTCCCGGTCGAGGGCGTCGTACACTGCGGTCTTGACGTGCGTGTCGTAGTGGTCGAAGTTCGATCGGAGACCGTCGACCTCCTCGAACAACCCGTCGGCGTCGGCCTCGGAGTAGAGCACCGTCGCGTACACGTCCTCGCCGTGGGGCTTGCCGGCGTAGATGTCTAGGTCTTCGAGTTCGCCGCGGATGTCGTCCTCCTCGTCCCCGCCATCGTCGCCGTGAGTGTGGTCGCCGCCGTGGTGACCGCCATCGTCGCCGTGAGCGTGGTCGCCGCCGTGGTGACCGCCATCGTCGCCGTGAGCGTGGTCGCCGCCGTGGTGGCTACCACTCTCGCCGTGGGCGTGGCCGTGACCGTCGTCGTCGGCCGCCTCGGCCGGGACCGTCTCGCCCGCAAGGAACGCGGGCAGGTCCTCGGGCGGGAACCGGCGGCCCACGTAGAAGGGGCCGAACTCGCTGTAGCGGGCGCTGGCCTCGTCGTAGCGCATCTCGTAGACGATATCTTTCAGGTCGGTCGGGTCGTCGGCGAAGAGGGTGACGCCCCACTCCCAGTCGTCGAGGCCGACCGAGGAGGCGACGATCTGTTTCACCCGACCGCCGAACTCGCGGCCGTGTTCGCCGTGTTCCTCCATCATCTCTCGGCGGCGCTCGAAGGGCAGGTCGTACCAGTTGTCCTGTTCGCCCCGTTTGCGACTCATCGGGTAGAAACTCGCGTACGTGTCCGACGGCACGTCGGGTTCGAGTTTCCCCTCGATGTACCGCCGCAGCCCCGTGTCGACTTCCTCCTCGTCGTCGGCGAAGTAGGCGTCGGAGACGTAGCCGCTCACCTCGGTGACGGAGACGTAGGAGGTGGACTGCTCGGTGAACGCACCGAGCGCCGTGCGGTCGAACCGGCGTTCGGCCGTCGAGAGGGCGTCGAGCGTCGGCCGCAGGTGGACGATCATCAGGTCGGCCTTGTGGCCGAGGGTCGAGAACACGGCCGAGGCGCCGTCGTCGGCGTCGGCGACCGCCTCGTGGCGCTCGAAGTAGTCGATACCCTCCTCGATCGCTGCGTCCCGCTCCCGTTCGGGGGCGTCGCGCCACGACGCCCAGTCGATCCGACGGAAGTCGTGCAGTACGTACCAGCCTTCGTCCGTCTGGGGTGGCTCGCGCATGGTCGTCGATTAGGGCCGGTGCGGTATGGGAGTTGCGTGTCTTCCCGCGCCGTGGGGCGCGGCGGTATCGACCGATCAGTCGTCGCTCGGTGTCCCCACCTCGTCGCGGTCCTCGACGCGGAGGCCGCTCGCCCCAGTCGCGTCCTCGAACTCCTGTTTGACCGTCTCCGGCGGTTCACCCGTCGCCAGACTCGCGACGACGATGGCGATGCTGGCGAAGACGAATCCGGGGATGAGTTCGTAGACGACGCCGATGTCGAAGAACAGCCAGGCGGCGACGGTCACCATCCCGACGATCATCCCGGCGTACGCACCCCACTTGTTGAGGCGTTTCCAGTACAGCGCCGCGATGAGCAGCGGGCCGAAAGACGCCCCGATCCCGGCCCAGCCCCCGAGGATCACGGTAAACACCACGCCCGAGGGTTGGGCCAGCGCGATCGCGCCGACGACGATGACCGCCATGACGGCGCGGGACACCCAGAGTGTCTTCCGGTCGCTTGCGTCCGGGTCGACGAACCGCTTGTAGAGGTTGTAGGAGACGGCGTTGGTCGCGACGAGGAACTTCGAGTCGCTCGTCGACATCATGCCGGCGATGGCGCCGGCCATGAGGATGCCGACCAGCCACCCCGGGAGCAGTTCCTGGGCGAGTAGCGGCATCACCTGATCCGTGTTCTCGATGGCGCCGACGTACGCCCCGGCCGCCCAGCCGAGGAAGATGGCACCGTAGGTCGCGAAGATGACCCACACCATCCCGATGAGCGACGCCCGCCGGAGGTTCCGGTGGTCGTCGATACTCATGTAGCGGACCGTGATGTGGGGCTGGCCCGGGTAACCAAAGCCGATGCCGAGCGTCCCCGCGAGGAAGCCGACCAGCGCCATGAATCCGGTGCTGCCGCCGAACACGCCGGGGGCCGCGCCCGACACTCCCTGCAGTTCGGTCAGGCCGCCGGCGACGCTCCCGACGCCCAAGAAGCCGATCACGGGCAGGAGAACGACCGCGACGACCATCACGACCCCCTGCAGGACGTCGGTGTACGAGACGGCGATGAACCCACCGACGAGCGTGTAGACCAACACGAGTGCGCCGCCGATGAGGACGCCGGTGAAGAAGTCGTAGCCGAAGACGGCGTTCAGTATCTTCCCCGATCCGATGAACTCGCCGGACGTCGAGATGGTGTAGAACAGCACCAGCGACACCGAGCCGACGAGTTTGATGACGCCGTAGTCGTCACGGACGCGCTCTTCGAGGAAGTCAAGGACCGTCATGCTCCCGAGGAGGCCGCTGTAGCGGCGCATTCGCTTGCTCAGGAAGAACCAGTTGAACGCCGTCCCGCAGATGACACCGATCCCGATCCAGACCGCGGAGAACCCCATCGCGTAGGCCGTCGCCGGCAGGCCGACGAGCAACCAGATGCTCATGTCGGAGGCTTGGGCGCTCAGGCCGACGACCCAGTCTTTCATCCCGCGACCGCCGAGCGCGAAGTCCTCGAACGTCTTGGTGGCGACGTAGCCGAAGATTCCGATACCGAACACGACGACGAGATACAGCGCGAACGTGACCGTCGAGGCGGCGACCATCAGCGGTCACCTCCCGTCGACGAGCGCTCGGAGTCGTCCGCACGTTCCTCTCCCCGTTCGTCCGCTTCTTTCCCCCATCGGACGTAGTAGCCGACGGTGACGAGCAACATCGCGATCGGTGGCCCCCACAACACGACCTGTTCGATTTCCGAGAGTGCCATACGTGGGGTTGTTTCACATGGTCAGTTATATTTTGGCCCCGCACGCGGCGTCGTGTTCAGATAAGGGAGCTGCTGGTGAAGACACCTCGAAAGCCCCTTTCAGTCCCGCTCGCATCGGCTGGCCAACCGGCTGACACAGGGCGGGACTGAAAGGGGCGCTTCGCTGGAGGAAGGCGGGCGAGGCAAGCACGCGACCGTCGGGAGCGCGCGCAGCGAGCCCCCCGACTCCAGCGAAGCGGGGCTTTCGAGGTGGTTCCAAGTCCGATCTACCGCATACGGCTCTACCGGTACTCCTCCGAGGCGTGTGGGCTACGACTAGTTTTTTCGCCTGGAGACCAACAATCTCGCACACCGATGACGACGTACCCAGACTACTTCGCGACCCACGAACACACCGAGGGCTACTTCGACGTCGACGACTACGAACTGTACTACCGGAAGTTCGGCGACGGCGACGACGTTCTCGTGGGCGTCCACGGCGGCCCCGGCATGCCCCACGACTACCTCGCTCCCCTCGTCCGACACGCCGGCGACGACCTGACCGTCTACCTCTACGACCAGTTCGGGGTCGGCCGGTCCGACACGCCCGCACCCGGCGACTTCGACCGCTACACGGTCGAACACTACCGCGACGAACTCGACGCGGTCCGTCGGGCGATCGACCCCGACGGCTCGTTCGCCGTCTACGGCCAGTCGTGGGGGGGAATGCTCGCTCAGGAGTACGCCCTCGAGTACGGCGACACCCTCGACGCCCTGATCCTCGCGAACACCCTGGCCGACACCCGGACCGCCTACGAGTCGATGCGAGGCGTCCTCGACGAACTCCCGGAGGCCGACCGGGACACCATCGAGGACTGCGAGCGCAGACGGGCGTACGACGCCCCGGAGTACGAGGCCGCCCTCAACGGTGCCTACCGCGAGCACGTCTGCCGGACCGAGGAGTACCCCGCTCCGGTCCAGTCGACGTTCGAACGGATCAGCCTCGACGTGTACGGTCTCATGTGGGGCCCCAACGAGTACGTCCTCCTCGACACGGCCCGCCTCCGAAACTGGGACGTCCGTGACCGACTGAGCGAGGTCGGGACGTCGACGCTCGTCCTCTCGGGCGAACACGACGAGATCGACCCCTCGATCGCCCGCGACATCGCTGACCGCCTCCCCGACGCCGAACTCCACGTCTTCGAGGGGGGGAGCCACATGCCCTTCTGGGAGACCCCCGACGCCCACTACGACGTCGTCGAGTCGTTCCTCGCGGACGCGCTGGAGCGATAAGACCGACGCCGTCGGCTCCCGGCGGATCGGCTCACGACAGCAACTGCGGTCCGAAGATCATCAGGAGCAGCGACGCGAGCATCGTCAGGCCGATGCCCGTGGTGATCGTCCGAACCAGTCGCTCGCCGTCGCCGACCGGGAGCCGCGACACCACCGCCTCGGCACACATCCGGAGGATACGCCCCCCGTCGAGCGGGTAGCCTGGGATGCAGTTGAACAGGCCGAGTTGGAGGTTCACCCACGCGGCCCAGAAGAGGACGTTCGCGAGGATGAACACGCCATCACCGAGGGGAGCGAGCGTCCCTTCGACGACGTAGAACTCCGTCACCGACGGGGTGAAGCCGGGGAAGTTCGGGATGCCGAGCACCAGCGAGGCCAGCGGCAACACGAGCGCGACGTAGACGAGGGTGAACGGCGAGTCCGTCAGCCCGGACAGCGGCGAGGCGGCGTCCCCCCCGCCAGACCCGCCGAGCAGTTCGAGGTAAGTGCCGGCCGGGTACTCCCGGATGCCGAAGTCGGTGACGAGGAGGCCGCTCGTCCCGGGGAAGATGTCGACGCCGAGGAAACCGTTGCCGTCCCGCGGGTTCTCGCCGAGGACCACGTCGTACGTCTCCGACTCGCCGTCGACGTGGGCGTCGACCTCGACCCGGTCACCCGGGCCGTAGTCGTCCAAGACTCGGGACAGGTCGGCCGAGGAGGTGACCCGCTGGCCGCCGATACCGGTGACTATCAGGCTCCCGTTCGTCGGCGCGCTGGCGTTGGCCAGCGGCCCGCCGTCGGCGACGCGCGTGACGTACGCCCCGACGGGGACGACCCGGTCGCCCTCGCTCGTCTCGATCCGCGCGAACGTGCGGTTCGCGGTCGCGTCCCGGAACTCGCCGCGGGTGTTCACGGCAGTCCCGTTGACCGCGGTGACGCGGATCGGGTCGTCGCCGCCCTCGACCGAGAGGTTCGCGGGGTTGCCGCCGACGCTCCCGACGACCGCCAGCGACCGCTCGACCCGAACCGTCCGCTCGCCGTCGACCTCGACCTCGACGGTCCGATCCTCGGCCGCGAGCAAGGCGTCGTCGAGGTCACGCTCCGTCCGCACCTCCGTTCCGGCGACGGCCGTGATGCGGTCGCCGTGTTCGATCCCCGCCGTCGACGCGGGTGACCCTTCGTAGGCTCCGTCGACGGCGACGCCGGGCGCGACGCCGATGGCGCCGACCACGGGCCCGAAGAGGAGGGCAAAGGCCACGGCCGTCAGGACGAAGTTGTTGGTGACGCCGGCCGCGAACATCCGGGTTCGCGCGCCGCGGTTGGCCTCTCTCTGGCTCTCCTCGTCGGGTTCGACGAACGCCCCCAGCGGGACGAACGCCAGGAGGACGACACCCATGGACTCGATGTCGATGTCCTCGACCCGGCAGAGCAGGCCGTGGCCCCCCTCGTGGACCACCAGCCCGATCAGGAGGCCGAAGACGATCTCCGGCGCGACGGCGAGTGGGAGGAAGTCGTTGACGCCGGGGACGACCAGGAAGTTCTGGGGTTGGTTGACGGCCGAGGGCGACGGCGGGTTCCGGAGGATCGCCAGCGCCTGAACCAACAGGAGGACGAACATGCCGGCCATGATGACCAGGGCGACGCCGACGCCGATGTTGCTGTACGCCCGCCAGAACCGTTTCGGCTCCGCGAGGCGGGTGAGCAGCGCCCGCCCGCGCCGGGTGTGGATCGTCGCTATCGGCCCCTGAAGGCGCACGGCGTCCGGGAGGTAGCCGCGGATCTGGAGCGCCTTCGCGACGAGGGAGTAGACGAGAACGCCGACGAGGACCCACAGCAGCGTGTTCATC includes the following:
- a CDS encoding heme-binding protein, with amino-acid sequence MREPPQTDEGWYVLHDFRRIDWASWRDAPERERDAAIEEGIDYFERHEAVADADDGASAVFSTLGHKADLMIVHLRPTLDALSTAERRFDRTALGAFTEQSTSYVSVTEVSGYVSDAYFADDEEEVDTGLRRYIEGKLEPDVPSDTYASFYPMSRKRGEQDNWYDLPFERRREMMEEHGEHGREFGGRVKQIVASSVGLDDWEWGVTLFADDPTDLKDIVYEMRYDEASARYSEFGPFYVGRRFPPEDLPAFLAGETVPAEAADDDGHGHAHGESGSHHGGDHAHGDDGGHHGGDHAHGDDGGHHGGDHTHGDDGGDEEDDIRGELEDLDIYAGKPHGEDVYATVLYSEADADGLFEEVDGLRSNFDHYDTHVKTAVYDALDRDRRAVVSIWDTASAADTAAGFLSELPDIVNRAGEESGFGTMGMFYTVKPDHQEDFVEKFETVGGLLADMEGHGETDLMINVEDENDMFIASQWRSQEDAMGFFRSDEFADTVSWGRDVLADRPRHVFLA
- a CDS encoding NAD+ synthase, which codes for MSHESVVLEESAPLDLRLSEAELEATRDHLVAFVEDIVDDAGAEGAVLGLSGGIDSTLTAHLAVEALGADGVHGLVMPSEVNTADNMSDAERVARDLGIEYDVIDIGAIYDAFVEAFPGDTSDRIETDPLRTAAGNVRVRIRAVLNYFVANAEDRVVLGTGNRSEALTGYFTKYGDGAVDCHPIGNLYKQQVRQLAAHVGIDEDLVTKTPSAEMWTGQTDEEEMGLDYDTLDAILALHVDGPLSRAATIRQLDVSADEVERVVDLYERSAHKRSVPPTPESLYL
- a CDS encoding PQQ-dependent sugar dehydrogenase, translating into MDRRRYLATIGAAAVGGCAGRPPDGWGTSDDPTAVSSTDGDDGTGEAAATATDGDVLAETLATGLEIPWGAAYRDGTLYLTERPGRIVRLDGGAVDPVVDAVSGVEHVGEGGLLGLAFHPEEPYAYTHQTYDDGDGNTANRLVRHDLDDGWAGEPILSGIPGAPIHDGGRLLAHDGALYVTCGDAAVEANGQDPDVLAGSVLRVTFDGDPHPDNPFDSPVFSYGHRNPQGLVVREDELYSTEHGPQVGDEINVLRAGENYGWPAVTGPSDDDRFTDPVASYTPTIAPASAAVYDGPIEAWRGDLLFGTLAAEHLHRVRLDGDAAAPEVLEEERRFEGEFGRIRTVFTGPEGHLHAVTSNRDGRGAPVEGDDRVVRFVPA
- a CDS encoding DUF7114 family protein, with protein sequence MDNAVRARRAARDALADIEPERLGELLQDRIDDASMTPSVLTLMSADAFDVAVDVDSVARRGAGVQLIYEGLRLTRSLAHDEPWREGDDAAERADLAILAADVFVSRGFYILARTETAERAVGVVRSFGRDQTLRRESDADRSAIDRNLEADVLALAVAAGTTAAGVDPGDDLLAYAARLAREGDDDLPPAGSLTETTADRILTLAGNDAASPAADP
- a CDS encoding sodium/proline symporter, which encodes MVAASTVTFALYLVVVFGIGIFGYVATKTFEDFALGGRGMKDWVVGLSAQASDMSIWLLVGLPATAYAMGFSAVWIGIGVICGTAFNWFFLSKRMRRYSGLLGSMTVLDFLEERVRDDYGVIKLVGSVSLVLFYTISTSGEFIGSGKILNAVFGYDFFTGVLIGGALVLVYTLVGGFIAVSYTDVLQGVVMVVAVVLLPVIGFLGVGSVAGGLTELQGVSGAAPGVFGGSTGFMALVGFLAGTLGIGFGYPGQPHITVRYMSIDDHRNLRRASLIGMVWVIFATYGAIFLGWAAGAYVGAIENTDQVMPLLAQELLPGWLVGILMAGAIAGMMSTSDSKFLVATNAVSYNLYKRFVDPDASDRKTLWVSRAVMAVIVVGAIALAQPSGVVFTVILGGWAGIGASFGPLLIAALYWKRLNKWGAYAGMIVGMVTVAAWLFFDIGVVYELIPGFVFASIAIVVASLATGEPPETVKQEFEDATGASGLRVEDRDEVGTPSDD
- a CDS encoding acyltransferase, whose amino-acid sequence is MTKRHVSLPAEATAGVGEFIDYVDERLSSEEDTCRVVQDVLVDLFGDREAYERWEDGESVSPAERVRLQGYDPCNATLESEYYAEKDEDLFQESKYLQWLWRQFDATPMADNVEFALQFRRMLANHLFEECGEGCRFFKGISFTYGHNISVGDNVVVHDDVHLDDRGRLTVGDRVSISDGVHVYSHDHDVVDQTEVRNYHTVIEDDARVTYDAMVSAGSKVGENTVVGARAVVQGDVPAHHVAVGMPAKSVRVKPGWEEVADPLDAGGENRREDRRIEYDLPDNLDVFDEFQRDRTPPNPN
- a CDS encoding PQQ-binding-like beta-propeller repeat protein — encoded protein: MPSITRRHLLGGIAAAAGTYGTYRLHRGAASATFESWTPESGTWPLRRYDPEGTAHNPNASPPRRPPTANEIASVLDPGRRPRLDPVVGPDHVVVSGTGAAAYPRTGSEGSVPVGPAALAGFGPDGRLHTVRPAPEPAVVDHGADGLRERSRVPLGVEGGGSDPTAIVVGASEVYVGVANGTLQAVDRAGRDWDVDGSLPTLAEGRLYAADAPLAGTVAYSGRRGLDRRLEPGPERVWSAGPVDGFPHRPAVADGRLVIGSYAEDGGAVVALDADTGDRLWDPRDLGADVSTPAVVGDRGYVTVDHGDGSGHVVALDLSTGETRWGDAVEFGAFGPVVGGDTLVVAGERRGDGGGVVRAYDTETGDVLWTHGVDHGPGGLALVDERVFVTAGPSLYRLA